A genomic window from Populus alba chromosome 19, ASM523922v2, whole genome shotgun sequence includes:
- the LOC118040074 gene encoding probable disease resistance protein At4g27220 isoform X2 — MVRPNDPFWNHVEDMNDGSMKCKFCGHLFSKDTSISRIKWHFSGERGHGVGICGQVPKEVQEAAFLAMNGGNKRHKSIASSSMEYTGEGSFQHVDRSVDAHENRGEATQGTDLVDQFADATWVQMHSALSKEQQLNEISTYLMQEDEDVERLHDGSETIPRTEQVQHLERGSSCERPSINQADEPRGDSSQPTDPLCLDHGRYYDHLFAPSVNNDVIMYDVQNMVRVRTEPVEEDVENSRRSMRPDAGARSSESLKYNTSETRGVPLPTSSIKPVGRAFEENKKVIWSLVMDDEVSTIGIYGMGGVGKTTILKHVHNELLQRKDICNHVWWVIVSQDFSINRLQNLIAKCLKLNLSSEDDDLHRAAKLSEELMKKQKWILILDDLWNNFELDEVGIPIPLKGCNLIMTTRSETVCHRMACHHKIKVKPLSEGEAWTLFIEKLGRDIALSSEVEGIAKDIARECAGLPLGIITIAGSLMGVDDLHEWRSTLKKLSASEFRDKKLFKLLKFSYERLGDSALQKCLLYCALFPEDHKIKREQLIGYLIDVGIIKGMRSRKDAFDEGHTMLNRLEYVCLLESAQMGYVDIRRVKMHDLIRDMAIQILQDEYQVMVKAGAQLKELPDAEQWTENLTIVSLMQNEIEEIPSSYSPRCPNLSTLLLCSSRWLRFIADSFFKQLHGLKVLDLSWTGIQNLPDSVSDLVSLTVLLLNDCQKLRYVPSLKKLTALKRLNLSHTTLEKMPQGMECLTNLMYLRMNGCGEKEFPSGILPKLSHLQVFVLEDVMPQDEDDAPITVKGKEVGSLRNLETLECHFEGFSDFVEYLRSRDGILSLSTCKILVGEVFRYIVKFMESFPSKTVGLGNLSINGDKDFQVKLFNGFQGLVCQCIDARSLCDVLSLENATELERINIWECHNMESLVSSSWFCSAPPRLPSCNGMFSGLKDFFCNDCKSMKKLFPLVLLPNLVNLRRIEVSSCKKMEEIIGTTDEESGTSNSITEVILPKLITLELVGLPELKSICSAKLICNSLEDIKLMFCKKLKRMPICLPLLENGQPSPPSSLRSIQIHPKKWWETVVEWEQPNAKDVLSRFVHFA, encoded by the coding sequence ATGGTTAGACCAAATGATCCGTTTTGGAATCATGTTGAAGATATGAATGATGGAAGCATGAAGTGTAAGTTTTGTGGGCATTTATTTTCCAAGGATACTTCCATTTcgaggatcaaatggcattttTCGGGGGAGAGAGGGCATGGTGTTGGCATTTGTGGTCAGGTGCCTAAAGAAGTTCAAGAAGCAGCCTTCCTAGCTATGAATGGTGgcaacaaaagacataaaagcATAGCAAGTTCAAGCATGGAATACACTGGTGAAGGATCTTTTCAGCATGTTGACAGAAGTGTGGATGCTCATGAGAATAGAGGAGAAGCAACACAAGGAACAGATTTAGTGGATCAATTTGCTGATGCTACTTGGGTTCAGATGCACTCTGCCCTTTCAAAGGAGCAACAGCTGAATGAAATCTCTACGTATTTAATGCAGGAAGATGAGGATGTGGAGCGTCTGCATGATGGATCTGAAACTATACCGAGAACAGAACAAGTGCAGCATCTGGAGAGAGGTAGCTCTTGTGAGAGGCCATCAATTAATCAAGCTGATGAGCCTCGAGGAGATTCATCCCAACCAACAGATCCATTGTGTCTTGATCATGGAAGATATTATGACCACCTATTTGCTCCATCAGTAAACAATGATGTCATTATGTATGATGTGCAGAACATGGTTAGAGTGAGGACAGAACCAGTGGAGGAGGATGTGGAGAATAGTCGAAGATCAATGCGGCCTGACGCTGGAGCTAGATCTTCTGAAAGTCTGAAATACAACACAAGTGAGACTAGAGGAGTTCCATTACCTACTAGCTCTATAAAGCCAGTGGGTCGAGCATTTGAAGAGAATAAGAAGGTGATATGGTCTTTGGTAATGGATGATGAAGTCTCAACCATTGGCATTTATGGAATGGGAGGAGTTGGTAAAACAACAATACTAAAACATGTCCATAATGAGCTTctacaaagaaaagatatttgTAATCATGTTTGGTGGGTGATTGTATCTCAAGATTTCAGCATTAATAGATTGCAGAATCTTATTGCTAAATGTCTTAAGCTAAACCTTTCAAGCGAAGATGATGATCTGCATAGAGCTGCTAAATTGTCAGAAGAActaatgaagaaacaaaaatggattctcattttagatgatttgtggaacAATTTTGAGCTTGACGAAGTGGGAATTCCTATCCCGTTGAAAGGATGCAATCTGATTATGACAACTCGATCAGAAACGGTTTGTCATCGGATGGCTTGCCACCACAAAATCAAGGTGAAGCCACTTTCTGAGGGAGAGGCTTGGACTTTGTTCATTGAGAAACTTGGACGTGACATAGCACTTTCATCAGAAGTGGAAGGAATTGCGAAAGATATTGCAAGggaatgtgctggtttgccaTTGGGAATTATTACAATTGCAGGAAGCTTGATGGGAGTGGATGATCTACATGAGTGGAGAAGTACATTGAAGAAATTGAGTGCATCAGAATTTAGGGACAAGAAATTATTCAAGTTATTGAAGTTTAGTTATGAACGGCTAGGTGATTCAGCACTCCAAAAATGTCTCTTGTACTGTGCATTATTTCCTGAAGATCATAAGATTAAGAGGGAGCAGCTGATAGGTTATTTGATCGATGTCGGAATAATTAAAGGAATGAGGAGCAGGAAAGATGCATTTGACGAGGGCCACACGATGCTTAATAGACTTGAATATGTCTGCCTATTGGAAAGTGCTCAAATGGGTTATGTTGATATTAGAcgtgtcaagatgcatgacttgattagggacaTGGCCATCCAAATACTGCAAGACGAATATCAAGTCATGGTTAAAGCAGGTGCGCAATTAAAAGAGTTGCCAGATGCAGAGCAGTGGACGGAGAATCTGACGATAGTTTCACTAATGCAAAACGAGATCGAAGAAATTCCTTCCAGCTATTCACCCAGGTGTCCCAATCTATCAACACTATTGCTATGTAGCAGTCGTTGGTTGCGATTTATTGCGGATTCATTTTTCAAGCAATTGCATGGGCTCAAGGTCCTCGATCTGTCTTGGACAGGTATTCAAAACTTGCCAGACTCTGTCTCTGATTTGGTGAGTCTCACTGTGTTATTGCTCAATGATTGTCAGAAGTTAAGATATGTTCCATCATTAAAGAAGCTCACGGCACTGAAGAGGTTGAATCTCTCTCATACTACTCTTGAAAAGATGCCGCAAGGAATGGAATGCCTAACCAACCTGATGTATCTTAGAATGAATGGATGtggtgaaaaggagtttcctAGTGGGATATTACCAAAACTCTCTCACCTGCAAGTCTTTGTACTAGAAGATGTTATGCCGCAAGATGAAGATGATGCTCCTATAACagttaaaggaaaggaagtagGATCCTTGAGAAATTTGGAAACTTTGGAATGCCATTTCGAAGGTTTTTCTGACTTCGTGGAGTATCTCAGATCTCGGGATGGGATCCTATCATTAAGCACATGCAAGATTTTAGTAGGAGAGGTGTTTAGATATATAGTGAAATTCATGGAAAGttttccaagtaaaacagtTGGGTTGGGTAATTTGAGTATCAACGGAGATAAAGATTTTCAGGTCAAGCTCTTTAATGGCTTTCAAGGACTGGTTTGTCAATGCATCGATGCAAGAAGTTTATGTGATGTTTTGTCATTAGAGAATGCAACTGAACTGGAGCGCATCAACATTTGGGAATGCCATaacatggagagcttggtttcatcttcttggttctgcTCTGCTCCACCACGATTGCCATCATGTAACGGTATGTTTTCTGGTCTTAAAGACTTTTTTTGTAATGACTGTAAAAGTATGAAGAAGCTGTTCCCGCTTGTGTTGCTGCCAAACCTCGTAAACCTGAGAAGGATTGAAGTGAGTTCCTGtaagaaaatggaggagataataggaaCAACAGATGAAGAAAGCGGCACCTCCAATTCCATCACGGAAGTCATTCTCCCAAAGTTAATAACTCTGGAATTGGTTGGCttaccagaactgaaaagcatttgCAGTGCAAAACTGATTTGCAATTCTCTTGAAGATATTAAGTTAATGTTTTGTAAGAAGCTGAAGAGGATGCCAATTTGTCTtccgttgcttgaaaatggccagcCATCTCCTCCCTCTTCTCTTAGAAGTATTCAGATACATCCAAAAAAATGGTGGGAGACAGTAGTGGAGTGGGAGCAGCCTAACGCAAAGGATGTCCTTAGTCGCTTTGTACACTTTGCATAG